Proteins from one Candidatus Delongbacteria bacterium genomic window:
- a CDS encoding KpsF/GutQ family sugar-phosphate isomerase, producing the protein MIDINKAKILELGKNAINTEVEALMRTSELLDESFSDAVQLILNSKGKVIVSGMGKSGHIATKIAATLSSTGTLSVFLHPAEGLHGDLGIVHEDDIAILIGKSGESDEMTGMLPTLKTIGCKIISITGNKESTLGRNSDVVIDGSIIREACPLNLAPTASTTVALAIGDALATVLAEVKGFKTENFALYHPAGTLGKRLTYKVSNFVHKLEDIAVADSIDHFKKVVISMSDKNYGACLVMKSDSLVGIITDGDIKRVFSKNDDISKILASDVMTKNPKTIPSDMTAYDALQIMKKSGSFSVMPVIENEKVIGIIRLHDLLKSGL; encoded by the coding sequence ATGATAGACATAAATAAAGCTAAGATTCTGGAACTTGGTAAGAATGCTATTAATACAGAAGTTGAAGCTTTAATGAGAACTTCAGAATTGTTGGATGAAAGTTTTTCCGATGCAGTACAACTTATACTTAATTCAAAAGGTAAGGTAATTGTTTCAGGTATGGGTAAATCGGGGCATATTGCCACAAAGATTGCGGCGACTTTATCCTCAACAGGAACATTGTCTGTTTTTTTACATCCTGCTGAAGGTCTTCATGGTGATCTTGGAATTGTTCATGAAGATGATATTGCAATTCTCATTGGTAAAAGTGGTGAATCTGATGAAATGACAGGGATGCTTCCAACTTTAAAGACAATTGGATGTAAAATTATTTCAATTACTGGAAATAAGGAATCAACATTGGGAAGAAACTCCGATGTAGTGATAGATGGTAGTATAATCAGAGAAGCTTGTCCGTTAAATCTAGCTCCTACAGCAAGCACAACTGTTGCATTAGCTATCGGAGACGCTTTGGCTACTGTACTAGCGGAAGTTAAAGGATTCAAAACGGAAAATTTTGCCCTCTATCACCCTGCAGGAACATTAGGTAAAAGATTAACTTATAAAGTGTCAAATTTTGTTCATAAACTTGAAGATATTGCTGTAGCAGATAGTATTGATCATTTCAAAAAAGTCGTTATTAGTATGAGTGATAAAAATTATGGAGCTTGCCTTGTAATGAAGTCGGATTCCCTCGTGGGGATAATTACAGATGGTGACATTAAAAGAGTCTTTTCAAAAAATGATGACATTTCTAAGATATTAGCATCTGACGTAATGACAAAAAATCCCAAAACAATTCCTTCGGATATGACAGCTTATGATGCTCTTCAAATTATGAAAAAATCTGGTAGCTTCTCTGTAATGCCAGTTATTGAAAATGAAAAAGTTATTGGAATCATCAGACTTCATGATCTTTTGAAGTCAGGTTTATAA
- a CDS encoding PAS domain S-box protein — MSDNNKNITDEDLVLFTKLFAEFDKTSLGLKQQYQELSERVEVLLLEIDEKNKYLDKIYSEQQETNNLLYSILESLVSGVIVFNRNKEVVIINNRASELLGISKEEAIGLPFREIVRTDNDESETIIDRQYAGENVIEAELEIENFENESFPVFYKASIMFDEDGDIRAYIHLFDDLTGIKKMEEDVRKNKNLSEIGRMAAGIAHEIRNPLGGISGFATMLARDLKDNPELLDLVDQIKKGVKSLNEITTEVLAYTKPLKAKFIKLSFTDIANEMIRLISSEMDLLGLEYEVVSDLSESAIPVEIDYQMFHRILLNLLRNGFQSVKQPRKIVLGFQTRYDIFNNLFHISISDNGSGINPEDVEKLFTPFFTTKAEGTGLGLAMVKRMIEAHNGTISVDSVVGRGTIFKLSIPITHEL; from the coding sequence ATGAGCGACAATAATAAAAATATAACCGATGAAGATCTGGTTCTCTTTACGAAACTTTTCGCAGAATTTGATAAAACTTCACTAGGTTTAAAGCAGCAATATCAGGAATTATCGGAGAGAGTTGAAGTACTTCTTCTGGAAATAGATGAAAAGAATAAATATTTAGATAAAATATATTCCGAACAGCAAGAAACGAACAATTTGCTCTATTCTATATTGGAATCTCTCGTCAGTGGTGTAATAGTATTTAATCGTAACAAGGAAGTTGTGATTATTAACAATAGGGCAAGTGAACTTCTTGGCATTTCAAAAGAAGAAGCAATTGGCCTACCATTTCGAGAAATAGTTAGAACAGATAATGACGAAAGTGAAACTATTATTGATCGACAGTATGCTGGTGAGAATGTAATAGAAGCAGAACTTGAAATTGAAAATTTTGAGAATGAGTCATTCCCAGTTTTTTACAAAGCATCAATAATGTTTGATGAGGATGGTGATATTAGAGCTTATATTCATCTATTTGATGATTTAACTGGAATCAAAAAAATGGAAGAAGATGTAAGAAAAAATAAAAATCTTAGTGAGATTGGCAGAATGGCAGCTGGAATTGCTCATGAAATAAGAAATCCTCTTGGTGGAATTTCAGGCTTTGCTACTATGCTTGCAAGAGACTTAAAAGACAATCCTGAACTTCTTGATCTAGTAGATCAGATAAAAAAAGGTGTTAAGAGCTTAAATGAAATAACGACTGAGGTTTTAGCTTATACAAAACCTTTGAAAGCTAAATTCATTAAACTATCTTTTACTGATATTGCAAACGAAATGATTAGATTAATCTCATCAGAAATGGATCTTTTAGGCTTAGAGTACGAAGTTGTTTCTGATCTATCAGAATCAGCAATTCCAGTTGAAATTGATTATCAAATGTTTCACAGGATATTACTAAATTTGTTGAGGAATGGTTTTCAATCTGTAAAACAACCAAGAAAAATTGTTTTAGGTTTTCAAACGCGATATGACATTTTCAATAATCTTTTCCATATATCAATATCAGATAATGGTTCCGGCATAAATCCTGAAGATGTTGAAAAATTATTTACTCCATTTTTTACTACTAAAGCTGAAGGAACTGGACTTGGATTAGCAATGGTAAAAAGAATGATTGAAGCTCATAATGGAACCATTTCTGTGGATTCCGTTGTGGGTCGAGGAACGATTTTCAAATTATCAATTCCAATAACACACGAATTATAG